From Pantoea vagans:
CTCTGCCCCAATTCCCTGCGCATTGAGCTTATTCGTAGTTGTCAGATTCACCCTACTTTGGATCTGGCCGCGGTCTGAAACCAGCCTGCTTTTTCCTCTTAACCTGAACGCCGTAGCAACCAGATAAAGTAAGGCGCACCTAAAAATGTCGCCATCAGTCCGGCAGGGATTTGATCCGGAAACGCCAGCATCCGCCCGCACCAGTCAGCCAGCATCATCAATCCGCCCCCCAGCAATCCCGACAGCACCAGCTGCGGCAAAGCCCGCCGGAATCCCAGCATGCGCGCCATATGCGGTGCCATCAATCCGACAAAACTCAGCGGACCGATAGTCAGCGTCGCGCTGGCGGTCAGTGCTGCCGCCAGCAGCAGCAGACTCAGCCGTGCAGGCGTCAATGCCATACCCGCCGAGCGCGCGGTCGCACTTCCCAGCGGCAGCAGCGTCAGCCAGCGACTGGCCAGCGGGGCCAGCGAGACCAGCACCAGCGCACAAATTGCGCTCTGAACTGCCTGACTGCCGCTGATGTTATAGGTTGAGCCGGAGATCCAGCTCAGCAGCCCGCCCATACGCGGATCGCCGCTGGCCAGCAGCAGCATCAGCAGGGTGACAAAGGCGCTGTTAAGCGCCATACCCGCCAGCAGCATCCGCTCCGGCGAGAAGCCGCCACGGCTGGCTACCGCCATAATCACCAGCAGCGTCAGCGCGGCACCCACCGCACCGGCGGGCAGCAGCCAGGCCATCGCATCGCCCGGTACAAAGAACATCATGACCACTACGCCGCAGGCGGCCCCGGAACTGATGCCCAGTACTTCCGGGCTGGCCATGGGATTGCCGGTCAGCCGCTGAATCAGACTCCCCGCCACCCCCAGCATCAGACCGGTTACCAGCGCCGCCAGCACGCGCGGCGCGCGCCACGGCAGCAGTGATTGCAGCATCTCGCCTGCGGACCAGATCCAGCCCTGCGCATCACGTCCAAACGCCAGACCACCCCACGCTAACAGGGCCAGAACAGCGAGACCGATCAGCGCCCAGCGCAGCAGGTTCTGTCGCTCGGCGGGCACATGGTCACCCTGATTCAGCGCGGGCGGCACTGAACCGGTGCGCAGCCGCGGCAGCAGCCACAGCAGAATCGGTACGCCAAGCAGGGCCGTGGCCGTGCCGGTCGGGATATCGCGCCAGTGCGTGCTGAGCCATAATACGCAGCTGTCTGCCAGCCACAGCAGCAGCGCGCCAGTCAGCGGTGCCAGCAGCATCCGGGTGAGGAGCCGTCGTCCACCCAGCAGCTTCGCCAGCAGCGGTGCAAACAGCCCGATAAAGCCGATGATACCGGCGACATTGACCAGCTGTGCGCTGAGCAGAATCGCCAGTCCAAGGCCGCCAATCCGCGCCACAGAGAGCGCCAGACCCAGGTTTTTAGCGACACCATCATCCAGCCCCATCAGCGTCAGCGGACGCAGCAGCGCCAGTGCCAGCACAAACGCCAGCAGCAGGCGCGGCCAGAGCTGCTGCACGTTTTCCCAGCTCATCTGATTCAGCGCGCCGGTGCTCCACAGAAACATGTTCTGCAGCTGATCGTGATTGAAGATAGCGAAGATTTGATTCACCGCGCCGCTGTACAGGCTCAGTACCAGCCCGGCCAGAATCAGCGTCACTGGCGACAGACGTTTGCCCCAGGCCACACCAAACACCAGCGCGCCTACCAGCAGCGCACCGCTAAGCGCAGCAAACTGCTGTGTCAGCGCCCCGCCCGGCAGATGCCACAGCGTCGCGACGGTAATGCCCAGCTGCGCGCCGGAAGAGACGCCCAGGGTGGTCGGCTCCGCCAGCGGGTTGCGCAAGATCTGCTGAAACAGCAGACCGGCAAGACCCAGCCCGGCACCCACCAGCAGCGCCAGCGCCGTACGTGGCAGCAGGCTGTAGTGAAACACCATCTGCGGCAGGCTATCGATTGTCGGTGACCAGAGTGCCTGCCACCATTCAGCCTGTGGCAGCGCGTGATGCAGATTAACCAGCGTCAGGCTGAGTGAAAGCAGAAACAGCAGGCTGAGAAGGCCTGCGGGAAACAGAGCATGGCGCATCAGTGCGTCTCCAGCGCGCGTTCCAGCACGCGAACAAAGTGCAGCGCCGAGAGCGTTGCACCGTAATACCAGACCGCCGGGACGCGCTGAAAGCGTCCGGTGCGGACAAACGGCATGGCCTGCCACAACGGACTGCGCATCAGCTGCTGCATCTCCACGTCGTTGTCGTGATCGAAACAGATGACATCCACCTCTCCGGCCTGTGCCAGCTGTTCGATGCCGATCACTGCGCTGCCCCAGAAATTGGTTTCGCCCTGCCAGCCATTTTTCAGGCCCAGCAGAGTCATCACTTCCAGGAACAGGCTATTTTTACCGAAGGTAATGGCGTGACGACTGTCGAGCAGCGACATCAGCAGAAGCGTGCGTCCGGCATAGGGTGCCAGCCGCTCACGCGCCGCCGCCAGCTGATCATCGACCTCACGCAGATGCTGCTCCGCCCGCTCGCTTAATCCCAGGCGCGCCGCCAGCTGACGCAGTGATGCCCGCGCGGCGGTGAAGGGTTTTCCGTCGCCGCTGTGAAGGTCGAAGCCCATGATGGGTGCGATGCGCGTCAGTTTCTCTTTGGGCGGGCCATAGCCATTGGAGCAGAGGATCAGCGACGGCTGCATTTGCGCCATCAGCTCAAGATTGGGTTCGGTGCGCAGACCGACGTCGATCACGTCTGCAGGCAGCTTCGGCTCCCCTACCCAGATGTTGTAGTTGTGCAGATCGGCCACGCCCCAGGGCGTAACGCCCAGCGCGATCAGCAGTTCGGTGGGTAACCACTCCAGTGCAATAATCCGACCCGGATTCGGCGTGGCAGCACGCAGAGGAAGCGCACAAAACAGCGGCGAGGCCGCCAGTGCCAGCAACAGTCGGCGGCGATCAAGATCGGGCATCATCCTTTCCTTAACAGACAAAACTAACCGGCGCGCCGCCCTGCGGGTGCGGTAAAATGCCCATCGGAATGCCATAAATTGCACCCAGTACCTCAGGCTGCATAATCGCCTCCGCGTCACCTTCGGCAATCATTGCGCCCTGACGCAGCGCCACCAGATGATCGCAGTAGCGTGCCGCCATATTGATATCGTGCAGCACCGCAATGACGGTCAGGCCGCGCTGCTGGCTCAGATCTTTGATCAGCGCCAGCACCTCAACCTGATGGGCAATATCCAGCGCCGACGTCGGTTCATCCAGCAGCAGACAGCGGCTGTTCTGCGCCACCATCATCGCCAGCCAGGCGCGCTGACGTTCACCGCCTGACAGACTGTCCACCAGCCGGCCGGCAAAGGGCTTAAGCCCGACCTGCGTAATGGCATCCTCTACCCTGTCGCGATCCTCCTGACCAAAGCGCCCCAGCGCCCCATGCCAGGGATAGCGGCCAATCGCCACCAGCTCACGCACCGTCATCCCTTCGGCTGCCGGTAACTGCTGCGGCAGATAGGCCACCTCGCGGGCAAAGGCTTTACTGTTCCAGCGCCCGACCGGCTGCTGATTCAGCAAAACCTCTCCGCTGCTGGCCGCATGATGACGGCCCAGCATTTTCAGCAGCGTCGATTTGCCCGAACCGTTGTGACCAATCAGCGCGGTCATTTTACCCGGTGGAAAAGTCAGCGACAGGGGCTGGAGGAGAGTGCGGCCGGGCACCTCGAAACTGGCATTCTCCAGTTTGAAGGTAGCCTCTTCTGCGTGCGGATGCGGCATGATTATCCCTGTGAACGGGCGCCGGAGCGCCCGGTTAAATCAGAATCTGAAGGTCGCGGTGCCGACAATCTGGCGTTCCGCACCCCAGTAGCAGGCGTATTCACGATAGCAACTGGCGACATACTCGCGGTTGAACAGATTGTTAACGTTGACGCCCACTGTCGAGCCAGGCAGGCCGAAGCGACCCAGATCATACTTCAGCGCCGCATCCACCGTGGTGTAACCGGCTACCTTAAAGTTCTGGTTCGAGAGTCCAGCAGCGCTATTATCTGTGGTATTAGCATAAAGCCCCTGACTTTCACCCACGTAACGAACCCCAGCGCCGATCGTCACCCCTGACAAAGCAGTTTCGTGGAAGGTGTAGTCGCTCCAGAGTGAAGCCATATGCTTCGGCACCTGCACCGGCGTTTTGCCTTTCAGCTGAGTGTC
This genomic window contains:
- the fhuB gene encoding Fe(3+)-hydroxamate ABC transporter permease FhuB; the encoded protein is MRHALFPAGLLSLLFLLSLSLTLVNLHHALPQAEWWQALWSPTIDSLPQMVFHYSLLPRTALALLVGAGLGLAGLLFQQILRNPLAEPTTLGVSSGAQLGITVATLWHLPGGALTQQFAALSGALLVGALVFGVAWGKRLSPVTLILAGLVLSLYSGAVNQIFAIFNHDQLQNMFLWSTGALNQMSWENVQQLWPRLLLAFVLALALLRPLTLMGLDDGVAKNLGLALSVARIGGLGLAILLSAQLVNVAGIIGFIGLFAPLLAKLLGGRRLLTRMLLAPLTGALLLWLADSCVLWLSTHWRDIPTGTATALLGVPILLWLLPRLRTGSVPPALNQGDHVPAERQNLLRWALIGLAVLALLAWGGLAFGRDAQGWIWSAGEMLQSLLPWRAPRVLAALVTGLMLGVAGSLIQRLTGNPMASPEVLGISSGAACGVVVMMFFVPGDAMAWLLPAGAVGAALTLLVIMAVASRGGFSPERMLLAGMALNSAFVTLLMLLLASGDPRMGGLLSWISGSTYNISGSQAVQSAICALVLVSLAPLASRWLTLLPLGSATARSAGMALTPARLSLLLLAAALTASATLTIGPLSFVGLMAPHMARMLGFRRALPQLVLSGLLGGGLMMLADWCGRMLAFPDQIPAGLMATFLGAPYFIWLLRRSG
- the fhuC gene encoding Fe3+-hydroxamate ABC transporter ATP-binding protein FhuC produces the protein MPHPHAEEATFKLENASFEVPGRTLLQPLSLTFPPGKMTALIGHNGSGKSTLLKMLGRHHAASSGEVLLNQQPVGRWNSKAFAREVAYLPQQLPAAEGMTVRELVAIGRYPWHGALGRFGQEDRDRVEDAITQVGLKPFAGRLVDSLSGGERQRAWLAMMVAQNSRCLLLDEPTSALDIAHQVEVLALIKDLSQQRGLTVIAVLHDINMAARYCDHLVALRQGAMIAEGDAEAIMQPEVLGAIYGIPMGILPHPQGGAPVSFVC
- the fhuD gene encoding Fe(3+)-hydroxamate ABC transporter substrate-binding protein FhuD — translated: MPDLDRRRLLLALAASPLFCALPLRAATPNPGRIIALEWLPTELLIALGVTPWGVADLHNYNIWVGEPKLPADVIDVGLRTEPNLELMAQMQPSLILCSNGYGPPKEKLTRIAPIMGFDLHSGDGKPFTAARASLRQLAARLGLSERAEQHLREVDDQLAAARERLAPYAGRTLLLMSLLDSRHAITFGKNSLFLEVMTLLGLKNGWQGETNFWGSAVIGIEQLAQAGEVDVICFDHDNDVEMQQLMRSPLWQAMPFVRTGRFQRVPAVWYYGATLSALHFVRVLERALETH